One stretch of Mus pahari chromosome 15, PAHARI_EIJ_v1.1, whole genome shotgun sequence DNA includes these proteins:
- the LOC110333346 gene encoding GTPase HRas-like, protein MTEYKLVVVGAGGVGKSVLTIQLIQNHFVGEYDPTIEDSYGKKVVIDGETCLLDILDTTGQEEYSTMRDQYMCTGEGFLCIFSTNNTKSFEDIHQYREQIKRVKNSNDVPMVLVGNKYDLAACTVESQQAQDLARSYGISYIETSVKTRQGVEDTFYTLVHEIRQQKLWRVNLPDESGPGCMSCNCVLS, encoded by the coding sequence ATGACAGAATACAAGCTTGTGGTGGTGGGCGCTGGAGGCGTGGGCAAGAGTGTCCTGACCATCCAGCTGATCCAAAACCACTTTGTGGGCGAGTATGATCCCACTATAGAGGACTCCTATGGAAAAAAGGTGGTCATTGATGGGGAGACATGTCTACTGGACATCTTAGACACAACAGGTCAAGAAGAGTATAGCACCATGCGGGACCAGTACATGTGCACAGGGGAGGGCTTCCTCTGTATATTTTCCACCAACAACACCAAGTCCTTCGAAGACATCCATCAGTACAGGGAGCAGATCAAGCGGGTGAAAAATTCAAATGATGTGCCAATGGTGTTGGTGGGCAACAAGTATGACCTGGCCGCTTGCACTGTTGAGTCTCAGCAGGCCCAGGACCTTGCTCGTAGCTATGGCATCTCCTACATTGAAACATCAGTCAAGACTCGGCAGGGTGTGGAGGATACCTTCTATACACTAGTCCATGAGATTCGGCAGCAAAAACTTTGGAGAGTGAACCTGCCTGATGAGAGTGGTCCTGGCTGCATGAGCTGCAATTGTGTGCTGTCCTGA